A single region of the Anopheles funestus chromosome X, idAnoFuneDA-416_04, whole genome shotgun sequence genome encodes:
- the LOC125765968 gene encoding uncharacterized protein LOC125765968 has product MAIECPVCTLFLRSGMSLAEHLDTHPKENVIKALVSRVKHDVVGYYPGTLEELGTDEIIPAAGNATSIGTTASASSNALTIRTNERTTSLGIYDTQPAVYMDNAILAASSSAVQATVSQPPQFAVVKAIDAHGIPSFQLNNVTLIKREMVQPVATVSALSTITTVASAQPATIGTMQTADLSGIGTLGEDYTESSGNGNGEAGSSRTTGPTVASATFYPRYTNELYSGPPPPYSRAISSTIATNTQITPIQHQTVQLTVPKSSVGVVAQQIQLVPKLHTEASNSAFKQYASAQTVTERGVDEGAVTANPPPVPTTPKHAYGAATATNIGTRVVAATSNTITSSTGGSAASTEQSLTAITSKANLLSTPSPKANVVKVISNVKVQSKLKDIQEIILQLNAGQMSIVGDKTTLIPPTTERRPSTFATSAPGRSLLAIAPKTECTTEEQNQQQANMPGSVEISDDQNDIEHMATDYDHEEVYSDAWQDEDNYADEEIREQWEDEQGESKRFASGDEQGELHSVQQGSELKSASVTAAATNTNTNSTAISNAMVTSVIRKTPQPLPCSPSPIQQQIKRLVFRMTGNTTPTTVTISPSSGPSTPPKIVRAWQGIKLECSPEGTSPPNNATNNNTTTTTAVSTPAEEEIGKSFSCASSALAGRDYVSRQKQRFRPPKKLAIKPKRTQPQDGESQRAADGGEVAVHDQDEMVGMNPAWSGMPSATIELATALNTLAEVVCTNAAQQQQPRTEPFSSTSFNGITAVIQKTDANSGIVAHTSSTVPVHAYRPPDDEKLEHHPLASSTPNSCYVTMENHTLHTQQLLMKPIKQEYTRLVDNAPSAAHTSAKPSIKSNQLHDAAIDGHKPSHPKEEIDVGAYNISYVNEAGETIYHPLPRIRNRAIESPRRDTIAEQVQRRLMERDGRIELMAEDVTDCAPLQGEEEEEEAEVEEDEEAEEDEEEDEDEPEEMEEEDEEEEEERCNVKKMDGNEMIEGDEDDEKEVDDDMDQEANVVYEEQLDSDEDEYDNVFQEDPIGHPEPKRSASPIPSDQPDREQLLMMLSRVKSDKSDAVDPLSITDMKNESIAGMQEGSMQPYSKSDDANNLPGSLVMKRFHSGIITTDDEKDLLEAGPSSRKIEHVGGTRSKMRAANVSTRKADRDEQRKKAETLKGKCGKDFHEAGPSSSSSPRFAGGSMYEHTEEGCMGHHSFNNSTTTIANADEQMSPQSMIGLKTAKTEPYAEDEMDTSTSSFLDMSTIPKNSFDGMTNDTASNTSNSTSQSAGLGKEHGEGSGISGGTRSLLPSGSSIASTSMERAPSTESLNIRTDEKMPAKGEISEQESNGDMDVTSWNHRMYAVGENVPIYPSSYDLSTAQECWNLSSRNQGMFAVTDHFYHQQQHSGGNNAHATTVSNQYINSRVSFQFSSTTHQHHQQHGADLPFGGGIMTGKVEPQQDDNNDSDDVDEQTEGRRLKNAIPKMPFADMMVARIHEPPGAYDEVVTHHHHHHHHHQQQQQTCETKYDTSAGTPSYFGVAAAGCSTLPLMSGEVEPVLSSRPKPSGSGVPRTFRCTLCPKVFDTIKQRRQHQQREHATELLALSSHTTQEQANERNGAGMQQQQQQQQQQVYKKQPIPVVMNYDWMKQEIQRKSEATLKSSRMLMPDGSSSSAVPGTSGEELLQQQLVVAQVQVQPDGSTTDGAALMRDGMLPSACTVAARNRTYVCGTCHQKFDRFNLFNEHLNVHPVHCVTCGRHFKQWRNFSLHIKRHLGIKEHQCRNCGKQFVIKQKLIEHMRVHTGHAPIKCKLCNRTFKRFSNLAQHRKRYHLNRTVTKEDYVCQLCGEVFHTQAKMEWHKETHEKKPKSCPYCREKFIHRNSLTRHIRLSHTDKYAKLENKTEPCSICQQPYTKTSMRRHMETHTKERMAFACGICNKRFTTNWNLKQHKWTHANPTMKPFQCTYCPSAFVRESDFVTHVNAHRSIRPYTCNHCGSQFIRKYNWIRHTREHEIDKGHRCDVCGRQFHRKYYLTEHKRIHTGERPFACNICGKTSATKTNHNKHVRIHHARDPLTAEG; this is encoded by the exons ATGGCGATCGAATGTCCCGTCTGTACGCTGTTCCTGCGGTCGGGCATGAGCCTGGCCGAGCATTTAGACACCCATCCGAAGGAGAATGTGATAAAGGCGTTGGTTAGCCGGGTGAAGCACGATGTGGTCGGCTACTATCCCGGTACGCTCGAAGAGTTGGGCACCGATGAAATCATTCCGGCGGCGGGCAACGCAACCAGCATCGGTACTACTGCGTCCGCGAGCAGCAATGCGCTCACGATACGGACGAACGAACGGACCACCTCGCTGGGCATTTACGATACGCAACCGGCGGTGTATATGGATAATGCGATACTGGCCGCTTCGAGCAGTGCCGTACAGGCGACCGTTAGCCAACCGCCACAGTTTGCCGTGGTAAAAGCGATCGATGCGCACGGTATACCCAGCTTCCAGCTGAACAATGTAACGCTTATAAAGCGGGAAATGGTACAACCGGTCGCGACAGTATCAGCACTGTCGACAATAACAACCGTCGCTTCGGCACAGCCCGCTACGATCGGTACGATGCAAACGGCTGATCTGTCGGGTATCGGCACTTTGGGTGAAGATTATACCGAGTCGAGTGGAAATGGAAACGGGGAGGCAGGTTCCTCCCGTACCACCGGACCGACTGTTGCGTCTGCCACCTTTTATCCGCGTTACACCAACGAGCTGTACTCTGgaccaccgccaccgtacAGTCGGGCCATATCATCGACGATTGCAACGAACACGCAGATTACACCGATCCAACACCAAACGGTACAGTTGACCGTACCGAAAAGCAGCGTTGGTGTTGTCGCGCAACAAATTCAGTTGGTTCCCAAGCTGCACACGGAAGCATCAAATTCCGCCTTCAAACAGTACGCATCAGCGCAAACCGTAACGGAACGTGGTGTCGATGAAGGGGCTGTAACGGCAAACCCACCACCAGTACCAACAACACCGAAACACGCTTACGGTGCTGCGACGGCAACAAACATCGGTACAAGAGTTGTTGCGGCAACATCcaacaccatcaccagcagcacTGGCGGTTCAGCTGCGTCAACCGAACAATCGTTAACTGCTATCACATCCAAAGCTAATCTGTTGTCCACACCATCACCGAAAGCGAACGTTGTGAAAGTCATCAGCAACGTAAAGGTGCAGAGTAAGTTGAAGGATATACAGGAAATTATTCTTCAGCTGAATGCCGGCCAGATGTCGATCGTAGGCGACAAAACGACACTAATACCACCCACAACCGAACGACGACCATCGACATTCGCAACGAGCGCTCCCGGTCGATCGTTGCTAGCTATAGCGCCTAAAACGGAATGCACCACGGAGGAACAGAACCAGCAGCAGGCTAATATGCCTGGGAGTGTGGAAATATCTGACGACCAGAATGATATAGAACACATGGCAACCGATTACGACCATGAGGAGGTATATAGTGACGCTTGGCAGGATGAGGATAATTACGCGGACGAAGAAATTCGAGAGCAGTGGGAAGACGAACAAGGGGAAAGCAAGCGTTTCGCTAGTGGCGATGAGCAAGGGGAGCTACATTCGGTACAGCAAGGTTCAGAGTTAAAATCAGCCTCAGTAACAGCTGCGGCCACTAACACTAATACCAACAGTACAGCCATCAGTAACGCAATGGTAACTAGCGTTATTCGGAAAACACCACAACCACTACCATGTTCCCCGTCACCCATACAGCAGCAAATAAAACGGCTGGTGTTCCGAATGACAGGCAACACTACACCAACCACCGTGACGATTTCACCGTCCTCCGGACCATCAACGCCGCCCAAAATCGTACGCGCCTGGCAGGGCATAAAGCTGGAATGTTCACCGGAAGGTACGAGCCCGCCGAACAATGcgaccaacaacaacaccaccaccaccactgccgTATCGACACCGGCCGAAGAAGAGATAGGCAAAAGCTTCTCTTGCGCATCGTCTGCGTTAGCCGGTCGTGATTATGTTTCGCGCCAGAAGCAACGTTTTCGGCCACCGAAAAAGTTAGCAATCAAGCCAAAGCGTACACAGCCGCAGGATGGTGAATCGCAACGTGCCGCCGATGGTGGTGAGGTTGCGGTGCACGACCAGGATGAGATGGTGGGAATGAATCCGGCCTGGAGTGGTATGCCTTCCGCTACGATAGAGCTTGCGACCGCGCTCAATACGCTGGCGGAAGTTGTCTGTACGAATGCGGCCCAGCAACAACAGCCACGAACGGAACCGTTTTCTTCCACATCGTTCAACGGCATTACGGCCGTAATACAAAAGACTGATGCTAACAGCGGTATTGTAGCACACACTAGCTCAACGGTCCCTGTCCATGCGTACCGGCCACCGGACGATGAGAAGCTGGAGCATCATCCGCTCGCTTCTAGCACACCGAACAGTTGCTACGTCACGATGGAAAATCACACGTTACACACGCAGCAATTGCTGATGAAACCGATCAAGCAAGAGTATACCCGGCTGGTAGATAATGCACCGTCAGCTGCACACACATCAGCGAAACCATCGATCAAATCAAACCAACTGCACGATGCTGCTATCGACGGACACAAACCATCGCATCCCAAAGAAGAGATCGATGTCGGTGCGTACAACATTTCCTACGTAAATGAGGCGGGCGAAACGATTTACCATCCACTGCCAAGGATAAGAAACAGAGCGATCGAATCGCCCAGACGGGACACGATCGCGGAACAGGTCCAGCGTCGTTTGATGGAGCGCGATGGACGAATTGAGCTTATGGCGGAGGATGTAACCGATTGTGCACCATTGCAAggagaggaggaagaggaagaggcGGAAGTGGAGGAAGACGAGGAAGCGGAAGAGGACGAAGAAGAGGATGAGGATGAGCCGGAGGAAATGGAAGAGGAAgatgaggaggaggaggaagaacgGTGTAATGTTAAGAAAATGGACGGCAATGAAATGATTGAAGGAGATGAGGATGATGAGAAGGAAGTGGACGATGATATGGACCAGGAAGCGAACGTCGTGTACGAGGAGCAATTGGATAGTGATGAGGATGAATATGACAATGTGTTCCAGGAGGATCCAATAGGACATCCGGAGCCGAAGCGTTCCGCGTCACCAATTCCGTCGGACCAGCCAGACCGGGAACAGTTGCTAATGATGCTGAGCCGGGTGAAATCCGACAAATCCGACGCAGTTGATCCGTTGAGCATTACCGACATGAAAAATGAATCGATTGCCGGTATGCAGGAAGGTTCAATGCAGCCGTACAGTAAATCGGATGATGCGAACAATTTGCCCGGCAGTCTGGTGATGAAACGTTTCCATTCCGGCATTATCACTACGGATGATGAGAAGGATTTGCTTGAGGCTGGACCATCGTCGCGTAAGATCGAACACGTGGGTGGGACACGGTCGAAGATGCGTGCGGCGAACGTTAGCACCAGGAAAGCGGATAGAGATGAACAGCGAAAGAAGGCGGAAACGTTGAAAGGAAAGTGTGGGAAAGATTTCCACGAGGCGGGACCTTCATCCTCATCGTCGCCACGCTTTGCTGGCGGTTCGATGTACGAACACACCGAGGAAGGTTGTATGGGACATCATAGTTTTAATAATTCCACCACAACCATCGCTAACGCCGATGAGCAAATGTCGCCTCAATCGATGATTGGTTTGAAAACGGCTAAAACGGAACCGTACGCTGAAGATGAGATGGATACGTCAACTTCTTCGTTTCTGGATATGAGTACGATACCGAAAAACAGCTTTGACGGTATGACGAATGATACGGCTAGTAACACCAGTAACAGCACCAGCCAGAGTGCTGGTCTCGGTAAGGAACACGGTGAAGGTAGTGGCATTAGCGGTGGTACACGGTCCCTCTTACCGTCCGGCTCATCGATTGCGTCCACCAGCATGGAGCGGGCACCGTCGACGGAAAGCCTAAACATACGCACCGACGAAAAGATGCCGGCGAAAGGTGAAATTTCCGAACAGGAAAGCAACGGCGATATGGACGTTACTTCCTGGAACCATCGG ATGTACGCGGTCGGTGAGAATGTACCGATTTATCCAAGCTCATATGATTTATCGACCGCACAGGAGTGTTGGAATCTGAGCAGCCGGAATCAGGGCATGTTTGCCGTAACGGATCATTTttaccatcagcagcagcacagcgGTGGCAACAACGCACACGCCACCACGGTCAGCAACCAATACATCAATTCGCGTGTTTCATT CCAATTTTCCTCCACCACACATcaacaccatcagcagcatggAGCGGATCTACCGTTCGGTGGTGGTATTATGACGGGCAAAGTTGAACCGCAGCAGGACGATAACAACGATAGTGACGATGTGGACGAACAAACGGAAGGACGGCGGCTAAAGAATGCTATACCGAAAATGCCATTCGCTGACATGATGGTAGCACGCATCCATGAACCACCCGGTGCGTACGATGAGGTGGTCacacatcaccatcaccaccatcatcatcaccagcaacagcagcaaacgtgCGAAACGAAGTATGACACTTCGGCCGGGACACCGTCGTACTTTGGTGTGGCTGCTGCCGGTTGCTCCACTTTACCGTTGATGTCTGGCGAGGTGGAACCGGTACTGTCGAGCCGTCCAAAACCGTCCGGTAGTGGTGTGCCGCGTACCTTCCGCTGTACGCTTTGCCCGAAAGTGTTCGATACGATCAAGCAACGCCGGCAGCATCAACAACGGGAACATGCGACGGAACTGTTGGCACTATCGTCCCACACAACGCAAGAGCAGGCCAATGAACGGAATGGTGCGGgaatgcagcaacagcagcaacaacagcagcagcaggtgtACAAGAAGCAACCGATACCGGTCGTCATGAACTACGATTGGATGAAGCAGGAAATTCAGCGGAAAAGTGAAGCAACGCTTAAAAGTAGTCGCATGCTGATGCCGGACGGTAGCAGTAGTTCCGCCGTACCCGGTACGAGTGGTGAAGAGTTACTACAGCAGCAGCTTGTAGTGGCACAGGTTCAGGTACAGCCGGACGGCTCTACGACGGACGGTGCGGCATTGATGCGTGATGGTATGTTACCATCCGCCTGTACCGTAGCGGCTCGCAATCGAACGTACGTATGCGGCACCTGCCATCAAAAGTTCGATCGGTTTAATCTGTTCAACGAACATTTGAATGTCCATCCGGTGCACTGCGTTACGTGCGGGCGACACTTTAAGCAATGGCGTAACTTCTCGCTTCACATCAAGCGCCATCTTGGCATCAAGGAGCACCAGTGCCGAAACTGTGGCAAACAGTTCGTCATCAAGCAGAAGCTGATCGAGCATATGCGGGTACATACTGGACATGCACCGATCAAGTGTAAGCTTTGCAATCGTACGTTTAAGCGTTTCTCGAATCTTGCCCAACACCGGAAGCGTTACCATCTCAATCGGACGGTAACGAAGGAGGACTATGTGTGTCAGCTGTGTGGGGAAGTTTTTCACACCCAGGCGAAGATGGAATGGCACAAAGAGACACACGAAAAGAAGCCAAAATCGTGCCCATACTGTCGGGAAAAATTCATCCACCGGAACAGTCTGACGCGTCACATCCGGTTGTCGCACACGGACAAGTATGCGAAGCTGGAGAACAAAACCGAACCGTGCAGCATCTGTCAGCAGCCGTACACGAAGACAAGCATGCGCCGGCACATGGAAACGCACACCAAGGAACGGATGGCGTTTGCGTGCGGCATATGCAACAAGCGCTTCACCACAAATTGGAACCTAAAGCAGCACAAATGGACACACGCAAACCCGACGATGAAACCGTTCCAGTGCACCTACTGTCCGAGTGCGTTCGTGCGCGAATCGGACTTTGTGACGCACGTTAATGCGCACCGTTCGATACGGCCGTACACGTGTAACCATTGCGGTAGTCAATTCATACGCAAGTACAACTGGATACGTCATACGCGCGAGCACGAGATCGATAAGGGCCATCGGTGCGATGTGTGCGGACGTCAGTTTCACCGGAAGTACTACCTTACCGAGCACAAGCGCATACACACGGGGGAGCGGCCATTTGCGTGCAACATTTGCGGTAAAACGTCCGCCACCAAGACGAACCATAACAAGCATGTGCGGATACATCATGCGCGTGATCCACTCACCGCAGAAGGTTAA